A segment of the Candidatus Bathyarchaeum sp. genome:
ATTGGGCGTTCAAAAACCCATGACATAGACCATGCAGTTGTGGGAGTTGAAATTGCAAAATCTTTGGATTTGCCTGAAGATGTTATTTTAATTATTGAGCACCACATTGGAGGAGGAATCGGAGCTCATGAAGCAAAAATGCTTGGGTTGCCGGTAAAGGATTATTTTCCAACAACTCTGGAGGAAAAAATTGTGGCTTACGCCGATAAACTACTTTCAGGTTCGGAAACTGTGCCCATAGAACACACAATAGATCAGTTTTCTAAAAAACTTGGCGCAAATCATCCTGCAGTCAAACATGTTATAAAGCTTCATGAAGAAATCTCTCCCTTAGTAAGTGAACTGGATGCCAACAATAACACTCCTTGACAAAATTTATGGCTCAAATTCTGTTGCAAGCTTTGAAAAGCACTATTCCAGCATAGTTGAAGGACTGGACGTCCAGTTACAATTTAAGAACAAAACCGAACGCGGTTGGATTCAACTAGTTGTATCAGGAAATGATGCGCAAGTAGCCTTAAATTTGTTTGAACAGCAAATTGGGTTAGCCCCAAGTTCTGTAGATGAATTGCAAAAGTTTTCTGTTGTGAAAGGCAGAATTATTTCTTTAGACGAAAAAAGTAAGGAAATTTATGTAGATTTGGGAATTAGTTCTACAAACCCTTGTGATGCAACAATTTCAGAAAAAGACTTGCAGGCTCAATTAGCAGACGGCAAACAGATTCCTT
Coding sequences within it:
- a CDS encoding TIGR00295 family protein, encoding MALKLLSDVGCSERVISHCKAVSALAVKFARTCESKGITVDTNLVEVGGLLHDIGRSKTHDIDHAVVGVEIAKSLDLPEDVILIIEHHIGGGIGAHEAKMLGLPVKDYFPTTLEEKIVAYADKLLSGSETVPIEHTIDQFSKKLGANHPAVKHVIKLHEEISPLVSELDANNNTP